The following proteins are co-located in the Pseudomonas sp. DY-1 genome:
- the tssK gene encoding type VI secretion system baseplate subunit TssK: MKVLPDAVCWHEGMQLLPQHFQLQGLRAEVLAAHFAQAGNPWFWGISQLELDPAALSAGLVRVLALEAILPDGLPVSIKPGEGVVLELDLSTAIAQSATSTVTVFLAVNPLGRGGQVLPLRGRLQSAVGEAVPDLASGEHPEPILVWRPAARLVTEIGRADSVCLPLLRIAKEGGGFVRQSYVAPTPRVLPESVLGRAVAALCARTREKCLFLGGRLRQAEQAGNHDDMVEIRRQLAALWARLPEVEAALNSRIAAPDRLHGLLVGMAGAWCALDPVAGVPAFAPLDYLDLKRGYDEVLDWLESALTRVRVGYRCLVFEQVEQGFAIQLPDLQSRRQRLVIGLRMPAGAGEQAASYWLGQAIIAAQGQVPTLARQRMSGLAHQSMSRGEQVAYSVGEDTRLFVVQAAGEWFDPEQKLCIVVPGQAALVGPWQVVLFVANAHEFA, translated from the coding sequence ATGAAAGTTCTGCCTGACGCGGTGTGCTGGCACGAGGGCATGCAGTTGCTGCCCCAGCATTTCCAGCTGCAAGGGTTGCGCGCGGAAGTCCTTGCCGCCCATTTCGCCCAAGCCGGCAATCCCTGGTTCTGGGGCATCTCCCAACTCGAACTCGACCCCGCTGCATTGAGCGCAGGCCTGGTGCGCGTGCTCGCCCTCGAAGCCATCCTGCCCGACGGTTTGCCGGTCAGCATCAAGCCCGGCGAGGGCGTAGTGCTGGAGCTGGACCTCAGCACCGCCATCGCCCAGTCCGCGACTTCAACCGTCACCGTGTTCCTGGCCGTCAACCCGCTCGGGCGAGGCGGCCAGGTGCTGCCGCTGCGTGGGCGCCTGCAATCGGCGGTGGGCGAGGCCGTGCCTGACCTGGCCAGCGGCGAACACCCCGAACCCATCCTGGTCTGGCGTCCGGCTGCGCGACTGGTGACTGAGATCGGTCGTGCCGATTCGGTCTGCCTGCCGCTCCTGCGGATCGCCAAGGAGGGTGGTGGTTTCGTTCGCCAGTCCTATGTGGCGCCAACCCCGCGAGTCCTTCCCGAATCCGTGCTCGGTCGTGCGGTTGCCGCCCTCTGTGCCCGCACGCGGGAGAAGTGTCTGTTCCTCGGCGGACGCCTGCGTCAGGCGGAGCAGGCGGGCAACCATGACGACATGGTGGAGATTCGCCGGCAGCTCGCCGCACTCTGGGCGCGGTTGCCGGAAGTGGAGGCGGCGCTGAACAGCCGGATCGCCGCCCCTGACCGCTTGCATGGCCTGCTCGTGGGCATGGCTGGCGCCTGGTGCGCGCTGGACCCGGTGGCCGGCGTTCCGGCCTTCGCGCCGCTGGATTACCTCGACCTAAAGCGCGGCTACGACGAAGTACTCGACTGGCTGGAGAGCGCCCTGACCCGTGTGCGGGTCGGTTATCGCTGCCTGGTCTTCGAACAGGTGGAGCAGGGCTTCGCCATTCAACTGCCGGACCTCCAGTCCCGTCGTCAGCGCCTGGTAATCGGCCTGCGCATGCCGGCTGGCGCTGGGGAGCAGGCTGCTTCCTACTGGCTGGGACAGGCCATCATCGCCGCCCAGGGTCAGGTGCCGACTCTTGCTCGCCAGCGCATGAGTGGGCTGGCGCACCAATCCATGAGCCGAGGCGAGCAGGTTGCCTACAGTGTGGGTGAGGACACCCGTCTGTTCGTGGTCCAGGCTGCCGGAGAGTGGTTCGATCCCGAGCAGAAACTCTGCATCGTGGTGCCCGGCCAGGCTGCGCTGGTAGGGCCCTGGCAAGTGGTGCTGTTCGTCGCCAACGCACACGAATTCGCCTGA
- a CDS encoding type VI secretion protein, whose protein sequence is MKQGRFISSSKLLFLAAAILLGGCSDLLGPKVQLDALTLDVAERANDDTPIAVDFIAVRDPELLKVLSGITARQWFADREQFRRDYRQQFSVWSLELVPGQFMEAREFPLAGDSAAGLLVFAGYNTPGAHRLRLDEQSRAWLRFDSREMRLLSENEQ, encoded by the coding sequence ATGAAGCAAGGACGTTTCATTTCCAGTTCAAAATTGTTGTTCCTGGCCGCTGCGATCTTGCTGGGAGGATGCTCCGATCTACTCGGTCCGAAGGTCCAACTCGACGCACTGACCCTGGATGTCGCCGAGCGCGCCAACGACGACACACCCATCGCCGTCGACTTCATCGCGGTGCGCGATCCCGAGTTGCTCAAGGTGCTTTCCGGCATCACCGCACGGCAGTGGTTCGCCGATCGCGAGCAGTTTCGCCGCGACTACCGTCAGCAGTTTTCCGTCTGGAGCCTGGAGCTGGTTCCCGGGCAATTCATGGAGGCTCGCGAGTTTCCTCTGGCGGGTGATAGCGCGGCTGGACTTTTGGTCTTTGCCGGCTATAACACACCCGGTGCTCACCGCCTGAGACTGGATGAGCAGAGCCGTGCCTGGCTCCGGTTCGATAGCAGGGAAATGCGCTTGCTGAGCGAGAACGAGCAGTGA
- the tssB gene encoding type VI secretion system contractile sheath small subunit — MAESTQHKLDRVRPPRVQITYDVEIGDAIEKKELPLVVGILADLSGKPEQPLPKLIERRFTEIDRDNFNQVLSSIAPRATLQVDNTITGDGSKLNVELRFKDMDDFDPVNIVKQITPLRRLFEARQRLRDLLTKLDGNDDLDKLLQEVVSNTEGLQEIKSARPEAETAAPEGEGEAPAEPQA, encoded by the coding sequence ATGGCCGAAAGCACGCAGCACAAACTGGATCGGGTACGCCCGCCCCGGGTTCAGATCACCTACGACGTCGAAATCGGCGACGCCATCGAGAAGAAAGAACTGCCGCTGGTCGTGGGCATCCTCGCCGACCTCTCGGGCAAGCCCGAGCAGCCCCTGCCGAAACTCATCGAGCGCCGCTTCACCGAGATCGACCGCGACAACTTCAACCAGGTCCTCTCCTCCATCGCACCGCGCGCCACCCTGCAGGTGGACAACACCATCACCGGTGACGGCAGCAAGCTCAATGTCGAGCTGCGCTTCAAGGACATGGACGACTTCGATCCGGTCAACATCGTCAAGCAGATCACCCCGCTGCGCCGTCTGTTCGAGGCTCGCCAACGCCTGCGCGACCTGCTCACCAAGCTCGACGGCAATGACGATCTCGACAAGCTCCTGCAGGAAGTGGTGAGCAACACCGAAGGCCTGCAAGAGATCAAGTCGGCGCGTCCCGAAGCCGAAACCGCCGCGCCCGAGGGCGAAGGCGAAGCACCGGCCGAACCCCAGGCCTGA
- the tssC gene encoding type VI secretion system contractile sheath large subunit — MATEAGANSESTTQTLTLLDRIVAEGRMAHDDSQQDYARDMLAEFATQVLDEGMAIDKDTVAMINDRISQIDELISAQLNEVLHHPELQKLEASWRGLHLLVQNTETSSRLKLRLLNVSQKDLQTDLEKAVEFDQSALFKKIYEEEYGTFGGHPFSLLVGDYSFGRHPQDVALLEKLSNVAAAAHAPFIAAANPKLFDMNSFTELAVPRDLAKIFESQELIKWRSFRESEDSRYVSLVLPHFLLRLPYGPDTLPVEGMNYVEDVNGTDHSRYLWGNAAWALAQRITEAFAKYGWCAAIRGAEGGGAVEGLPAHTFRTSSGDLSLKCPTEVAITDRREKELNDLGFIALCHKKNSDLAVFFGGQTTNKAKAYNTNEANANARISAMLPYVLAASRFAHYLKVIMRDKVGSFMTRDNVQTYLNNWIADYVLINDNAPQEIKAQYPLREARVDVSEVAGKPGAYRATVFLRPHFQLEELTASIRLVASLPPPVAA, encoded by the coding sequence ATGGCAACAGAAGCCGGTGCGAACAGCGAGAGCACCACGCAGACCCTGACTCTGCTCGACCGAATCGTCGCCGAGGGCCGCATGGCCCACGATGACAGCCAGCAGGATTACGCCCGCGACATGCTCGCGGAATTCGCCACCCAGGTTCTCGACGAAGGCATGGCCATCGACAAGGACACCGTGGCCATGATCAACGATCGCATCAGTCAGATCGACGAACTGATCAGCGCCCAGCTCAACGAAGTCCTGCACCACCCCGAGCTGCAGAAACTGGAAGCGTCCTGGCGTGGCCTGCACCTGCTGGTGCAGAACACCGAAACCAGCTCCCGCCTGAAACTGCGCCTGCTCAACGTCAGCCAGAAAGACCTGCAGACCGACCTGGAAAAGGCCGTCGAGTTCGACCAGAGCGCGCTGTTCAAGAAGATCTACGAAGAGGAATACGGCACCTTCGGCGGCCATCCCTTCAGCCTGCTGGTGGGCGATTACAGCTTCGGTCGGCATCCCCAGGACGTGGCCCTGCTGGAGAAGCTTTCCAATGTCGCCGCCGCCGCTCACGCGCCCTTCATCGCGGCTGCCAACCCGAAACTGTTCGACATGAACAGCTTCACCGAACTGGCCGTACCCCGTGATCTGGCGAAAATCTTCGAGAGCCAGGAGCTGATCAAGTGGCGCAGCTTCCGTGAGAGCGAGGACTCGCGCTACGTTTCCCTGGTGCTGCCGCACTTCCTCCTGCGCCTGCCCTATGGCCCGGACACCCTGCCGGTGGAAGGCATGAACTACGTCGAAGACGTCAACGGCACCGACCATTCCAGGTACCTGTGGGGCAACGCTGCCTGGGCCCTGGCCCAGCGCATCACCGAGGCGTTTGCCAAGTACGGCTGGTGCGCAGCGATCCGTGGCGCCGAAGGCGGCGGTGCGGTGGAAGGTCTACCGGCCCATACCTTCCGCACCAGCTCCGGCGATCTGTCGCTGAAGTGCCCGACCGAGGTGGCGATCACCGACCGCCGCGAGAAGGAACTCAACGACCTCGGCTTCATTGCCCTCTGCCACAAGAAGAACAGCGATCTCGCGGTGTTCTTCGGTGGCCAGACCACCAACAAGGCCAAGGCGTACAACACCAACGAAGCCAACGCCAACGCGCGCATCTCGGCGATGCTGCCGTACGTGCTCGCGGCCTCGCGTTTCGCCCATTACCTGAAGGTGATCATGCGCGACAAAGTGGGCAGCTTCATGACCCGCGACAACGTTCAGACCTACCTGAACAACTGGATCGCCGACTACGTACTGATCAACGACAACGCCCCCCAGGAGATCAAGGCCCAGTACCCGCTGCGCGAAGCACGGGTGGACGTTTCGGAAGTGGCCGGCAAGCCGGGCGCGTACCGGGCGACCGTATTCCTTCGCCCGCACTTCCAGCTGGAGGAACTGACCGCCTCGATCCGTCTTGTGGCCAGCCTGCCGCCGCCGGTAGCCGCCTGA